Proteins encoded by one window of uncultured Draconibacterium sp.:
- the rimP gene encoding ribosome assembly cofactor RimP yields the protein MIAKQKVIELVNERLDDQMFIVDVTISSANDINVYVDGFNGITIEQCIAVSRNVEHNLDRDEEDFSLQVSSPGLTESFKVRQQYQKYTGKEIKVVTAESVKLEGLLLENNEEGIVLETSKREKVEGHKKKQLVVKKHILKYDEIKSAKAVISFK from the coding sequence ATGATAGCAAAACAGAAAGTAATAGAATTGGTAAATGAACGTCTTGACGATCAGATGTTTATAGTTGATGTAACTATTAGTTCTGCCAACGATATTAATGTTTACGTTGATGGATTTAACGGAATCACTATCGAACAATGTATTGCTGTCAGTCGTAATGTTGAGCACAACCTCGACAGGGATGAAGAGGATTTTTCGTTACAGGTTTCGTCGCCGGGATTAACAGAGAGCTTTAAAGTAAGGCAACAATACCAGAAATATACCGGCAAGGAAATTAAAGTTGTAACAGCCGAAAGTGTGAAATTAGAAGGCCTGCTTTTAGAAAATAACGAAGAAGGTATAGTGCTTGAGACCTCGAAACGTGAAAAAGTTGAGGGGCATAAAAAAAAGCAATTGGTAGTAAAAAAACATATTTTAAAATACGACGAAATAAAAAGTGCGAAAGCGGTTATTTCATTTAAATAA
- the nusA gene encoding transcription termination factor NusA — protein MENINLIDTFAEFKELKNIDRVTMMSVLEEVFRSVLIRQYGTDENFDVIINIDKGDFEIWRNREVVADEEIEDPNLQITLSDALKIDDDYEVGEDVTDEVKLADFGRRAILNLRQNLASKILELEKDHIYGKYKDKIGDIVTGEVYQVWKKEILILDDEGNELILPKSEQIPSDYFRKGDNVRAIVYKVELRNNNPLIILSRTAPAFLERLFELEIPEIFDGLITIKKIVRVPGERAKVAVESYDERIDPVGACVGMKGSRIHGIVRELRNENIDVINYSSNLQLFIKRSLNPAKINSIKIIEDDKKAEVYLKPEEVSLAIGKGGLNIRLASQLTGYEIDVYREMEEDDEDVNLDEFADEIESWVIDALKGIGCDTAKNVLNIPRAELIKRTDLEDETIDDVLKILSSEFE, from the coding sequence ATGGAAAATATTAACCTGATAGATACTTTTGCTGAATTTAAGGAGCTAAAAAACATTGACAGGGTTACAATGATGAGCGTGCTGGAAGAAGTTTTCCGAAGTGTGCTTATCCGTCAGTATGGAACTGATGAGAACTTTGACGTGATTATCAATATTGATAAAGGCGACTTTGAAATTTGGAGAAACCGCGAAGTAGTTGCAGACGAGGAAATTGAAGATCCGAACTTGCAGATTACTTTAAGCGATGCGCTGAAAATTGATGACGATTATGAAGTTGGCGAAGATGTAACCGACGAGGTTAAGTTAGCCGATTTTGGTCGCCGCGCCATTTTGAATTTGCGTCAGAACCTGGCCAGTAAAATTCTGGAACTGGAGAAAGACCACATTTACGGAAAGTATAAAGATAAAATTGGCGACATTGTTACCGGTGAAGTTTATCAGGTTTGGAAAAAAGAGATTTTGATTCTTGACGATGAAGGAAACGAATTGATCCTGCCAAAATCAGAACAAATTCCATCAGATTATTTCCGTAAAGGAGATAATGTTCGCGCCATTGTTTATAAAGTAGAATTACGAAATAACAACCCACTTATTATTTTATCGCGTACAGCTCCGGCTTTCCTCGAGCGTTTGTTCGAGTTGGAAATTCCGGAAATTTTCGATGGTTTAATTACCATCAAGAAAATTGTTCGTGTGCCGGGCGAGCGTGCTAAAGTTGCTGTTGAATCGTACGACGAACGTATTGACCCGGTTGGAGCATGTGTGGGAATGAAAGGATCGAGAATCCACGGTATCGTTCGCGAATTGCGTAACGAAAACATTGATGTTATCAACTATTCGTCTAATCTTCAGTTGTTCATTAAACGATCACTGAATCCGGCGAAAATTAATTCGATTAAAATTATTGAAGACGATAAGAAAGCTGAGGTTTATCTGAAACCAGAAGAGGTGTCGTTGGCAATTGGTAAAGGCGGTTTAAACATTCGTTTGGCCAGCCAGTTAACCGGATATGAAATCGATGTTTATCGTGAGATGGAGGAAGACGATGAAGATGTGAACCTGGATGAGTTTGCAGATGAGATTGAAAGCTGGGTAATTGATGCGTTAAAAGGCATTGGTTGCGACACCGCTAAAAACGTGTTGAATATCCCACGTGCTGAATTGATTAAAAGAACTGACCTTGAGGACGAAACGATTGACGACGTGCTGAAGATCCTTAGTTCGGAATTTGAATAG
- the infB gene encoding translation initiation factor IF-2: MVAGKTQRLSKLARQFNVGIHTIVEFLHKKGYDVDSNPNTKVSEDAVQLLEMEYKTDITIKKESEKMNLKSQRPKKEVISMEPEEAEQQKEEPKSEPVAEKETPVEEVVEKPKVKVTVLDKIDLDEVNRTKKKAEKPAEEKPLEEAPVQEKAEEKPVKEEAKKEPVAEVKEEPAPKEEKVAEAPKTEEKSSKDIEVTETKVPKVDEIKVVGKIDLSNMNQKTRPAKKSKEEREKERKERKKQKAAERQAQGGSGKKEGGDVIKAKATKLNGPTVLGKIDLPEKKQEGGDQGNRKKRRKRIAKDTGRVSVDKQQQQGDRPRGKFQANKQQPGKRKRPLKKEVNEEDVQKQIKDTLARLTTKGKTKKGAKHRRDKRAAASEKMQADMEQQMMEQNVLKVTEFVTVAELATMMNVGVNEIISSCMSLGMFVSINQRLDAETLAVVAEEFDYKVEFVSVEIAEAIEEEEDNPEDLKARPPIVTVMGHVDHGKTSLLDHIRSTNVIAGEAGGITQHIGAYHVSLEDGRDITFLDTPGHEAFTAMRARGAQVTDIAIIIVAADDNVMPQTIEAINHASAAGVPIVFAINKIDKPGANPERIKEELANMNYLVEEWGGKYQSHDISAKNGIGIEDLLEKVLLEAEMLELKANADKKAQGTIIESELDRGRGYVSTLLVESGTLRIGDIIIAGQYYGHVKAMFNERNQKVEEVGPAQPAIILGLNGAPQAGDKFNVMESEREARSITNKREQLAREQGLRTQKHITLDEIGRRIAIGNFQELNLIVKGDVDGSIEALSDSLIKLSTEEIQINIIHKAVGQISESDISLAVASEAIVVGFQVRPSLNARKMAEREQIDIRLYSIIYDAINEIKAAMEGMLSPDIKEEITGTVEVLETFKITKVGTVAGCIVRDGKIVRNSKARVIRDGIVIYDGMLGSLKRFKEDVKEVKNGYECGLNIENFNDIKVGDNIEAYHEVEVAKTL; this comes from the coding sequence ATGGTAGCAGGCAAAACACAAAGACTTAGTAAACTTGCAAGGCAGTTCAACGTAGGTATTCACACCATTGTTGAATTCTTGCATAAAAAAGGGTATGATGTTGATTCAAATCCTAATACTAAAGTTTCAGAAGACGCCGTGCAACTTCTTGAAATGGAATATAAAACCGATATTACCATCAAGAAGGAGTCGGAAAAAATGAATCTGAAAAGTCAGCGTCCAAAGAAAGAAGTTATTTCGATGGAGCCCGAGGAGGCTGAGCAGCAGAAAGAAGAACCCAAAAGTGAGCCTGTTGCTGAAAAAGAAACGCCGGTTGAGGAAGTTGTTGAAAAACCAAAAGTAAAGGTTACAGTTCTTGATAAAATTGATTTGGACGAGGTGAACCGGACGAAAAAGAAAGCCGAAAAACCTGCAGAGGAAAAACCTTTAGAAGAAGCACCAGTTCAAGAAAAGGCGGAAGAGAAACCTGTTAAGGAAGAAGCTAAAAAAGAACCTGTTGCCGAAGTGAAGGAAGAACCTGCTCCTAAGGAAGAAAAAGTTGCGGAGGCTCCTAAAACCGAAGAAAAGAGCTCAAAAGATATAGAAGTTACGGAAACAAAAGTTCCCAAAGTTGATGAGATTAAAGTGGTTGGAAAGATTGATCTGAGTAATATGAATCAGAAAACCCGCCCGGCCAAAAAATCAAAAGAAGAGCGCGAGAAAGAGCGCAAAGAGCGCAAAAAACAAAAAGCCGCTGAGCGTCAGGCACAGGGAGGTTCTGGCAAAAAAGAAGGTGGAGATGTAATTAAAGCAAAAGCGACTAAGCTGAATGGGCCAACCGTTTTGGGAAAAATTGATCTACCTGAAAAGAAACAAGAAGGTGGCGACCAGGGCAACAGGAAAAAGCGCAGAAAGCGAATTGCAAAAGATACCGGTCGTGTAAGTGTTGACAAACAACAACAGCAAGGAGATCGTCCGAGAGGTAAATTCCAGGCCAACAAACAACAGCCCGGCAAGAGAAAACGACCGCTTAAAAAAGAGGTTAACGAAGAAGACGTACAAAAGCAAATTAAAGATACACTTGCCCGTTTAACAACAAAGGGTAAAACTAAAAAAGGAGCAAAACACCGTCGTGACAAGCGTGCCGCTGCCAGCGAAAAAATGCAGGCAGATATGGAGCAGCAAATGATGGAACAAAATGTTTTGAAAGTGACAGAGTTTGTTACTGTTGCTGAACTGGCTACCATGATGAATGTTGGTGTAAACGAAATTATTTCATCATGTATGTCGCTCGGTATGTTTGTATCTATCAACCAGCGTCTAGATGCTGAAACTTTGGCAGTAGTTGCCGAAGAGTTTGATTACAAAGTTGAGTTCGTTAGTGTTGAAATTGCCGAAGCAATTGAAGAAGAAGAAGACAATCCGGAGGACTTGAAAGCTCGTCCGCCAATTGTTACGGTAATGGGTCATGTCGATCACGGTAAAACATCGTTACTCGACCATATCCGAAGTACAAACGTAATTGCCGGTGAGGCCGGTGGTATTACCCAGCACATTGGTGCTTACCACGTTAGTCTTGAAGACGGAAGAGATATTACTTTCCTTGATACTCCGGGTCACGAAGCGTTTACCGCAATGCGTGCCCGTGGTGCACAGGTAACCGATATTGCCATTATTATTGTAGCTGCCGACGATAACGTGATGCCTCAAACAATTGAAGCAATAAATCACGCATCTGCAGCAGGTGTTCCTATTGTTTTTGCCATTAACAAAATTGATAAGCCGGGAGCAAATCCTGAAAGGATTAAAGAAGAACTGGCCAATATGAATTACCTGGTTGAAGAGTGGGGTGGAAAATATCAGTCGCACGATATATCGGCCAAAAACGGAATTGGAATAGAAGATCTTTTGGAGAAAGTACTGCTTGAGGCAGAAATGCTTGAACTAAAAGCCAATGCCGATAAAAAGGCACAAGGAACTATTATTGAGTCGGAGCTTGATCGCGGTAGAGGTTATGTTTCAACCTTATTGGTTGAAAGCGGAACTTTGCGTATTGGCGATATAATAATTGCGGGTCAGTATTATGGGCACGTTAAAGCGATGTTTAACGAACGTAACCAGAAAGTTGAAGAAGTAGGTCCTGCTCAGCCGGCTATTATCCTTGGATTGAATGGTGCACCACAGGCTGGTGATAAATTCAATGTTATGGAGAGTGAGCGCGAAGCACGAAGCATTACCAACAAACGTGAGCAGCTTGCCCGCGAACAAGGATTGCGTACGCAGAAACATATTACACTCGACGAAATTGGACGTCGTATTGCAATTGGAAACTTCCAGGAGTTGAACCTTATTGTTAAAGGTGACGTGGATGGTTCAATCGAGGCACTGTCTGATTCGTTAATCAAATTGTCTACCGAAGAAATTCAGATCAATATTATCCACAAAGCGGTGGGTCAGATCTCTGAATCGGATATCTCGCTGGCTGTTGCTTCAGAAGCAATTGTTGTTGGATTCCAGGTGCGTCCATCGTTAAATGCCCGTAAAATGGCCGAGCGCGAACAAATCGATATTCGTTTGTACTCCATTATTTACGATGCTATTAACGAGATAAAAGCGGCAATGGAAGGTATGCTTTCTCCTGATATCAAGGAAGAAATTACCGGAACCGTTGAGGTGCTTGAAACGTTTAAAATTACTAAGGTTGGTACAGTTGCCGGATGTATTGTTCGCGACGGGAAAATTGTACGTAACTCGAAAGCGCGCGTAATCCGCGACGGTATTGTAATTTACGACGGGATGTTGGGATCACTGAAACGTTTCAAGGAAGACGTAAAAGAAGTGAAGAACGGTTACGAATGTGGTTTGAACATTGAAAACTTTAATGATATTAAAGTTGGCGACAATATTGAAGCTTACCACGAAGTTGAGGTGGCAAAAACACTGTAA